A single window of Nicotiana tomentosiformis chromosome 1, ASM39032v3, whole genome shotgun sequence DNA harbors:
- the LOC138907100 gene encoding uncharacterized protein, which translates to MAFDEAPSRAEGMLKKDSGKVPESLEIEDAPYRSQQTVALALHQEEFSKSRTELNQREADFRGLSEERNALKLLNGQKEEEIKDLRAELAKAYQDQTDLTEQADDEAAQVQEKRAAETTQTQAYWVAELAKCQSRRETLEGIHARGFDLTKEIKKAKELEGDAGALASYDDDDDVSKSGSESRDEPDGEETAPGDNQET; encoded by the exons ATGGCGTTTGATGAGGCTCCATCTCGAGCTGAGGGGATGTTGAAGAAGGACTCGGGAAAAGTCCCCGAGTCattggagatcgaggatgcccCCTACCGAAGTCAACAAACAGTTG CTTTAGCTCTTCATCAAGAGGAGTTTTCCAAGTCTCGAACGGAACTGAATCAACGTGAGGCCGACTTTCGAGGGCTTTCAGAAgagagaaatgccctcaaacttcttaatgggcagaaagaggaagagatcaaagatctccgagccgagttggccaaggcataccaagatcagaccgacctgaccgagcag GCCGATGAtgaagccgctcaagtacaaGAAAAAAGGGCAGCCGAGACCACTCAAACTCAAgcatattgggttgctgaactcgccaaatgccaatctcggagggaaaccctcgaggggatccatgctcgaggtttcgatcttaccaaagagataaaaaaggctaaagagcttgaagGCGATGCCGGAGCCTTGGCTTcctatgatgatgatgatgatgtgagCAAGAGTGGGTCTGAGAGCAGGGATGAGCctgatggagaagagactgcccccggAGATAACCAGGAAACTTAG